From Larus michahellis chromosome 8, bLarMic1.1, whole genome shotgun sequence, one genomic window encodes:
- the ITPRIPL2 gene encoding inositol 1,4,5-trisphosphate receptor-interacting protein-like 2: GPGGGHPRGPTPRRALPVYTLNLRLVWPLVTGVCTALLCLYQALRGGAAGEGAAEAGSVPLLKGSALLLLGCLLARCCGGGSPRPGGVRAAAAAAGSRRSALESFYGRQLRLSPHVLGHSKAHVGRVVAELVRAAKAQGLQPGPLALSLRGDFVRIGSAYEQHKVRSPDCFDILVPLRLPPHLEPQPRSAEGLGTRGAFVCGLRARASCPRRYRPFAEGFCVELQGRSHLSSGLVLRWFQGHLQRCLGAVRYRLQERCRISLSACPGHPPTLHILPCSDYVCCHISMAVRLIPAIPLGDALYLTALPPEGLQGPLAPEALWGLNASRQEQRLLSWLKEQAPASSCHLKCLQILKGLRDLRGQGLEEPFSSQWGRVLSSYVLKTALFSLLLQGPLEAWDERFLVERLEDLVLYLRDCLRKQVLMHFFLGNASLPEAVALPRFLKEATPVNLLAAFDGATLDLAAFQLINTWFQAPHIIRMYSSPRYLRPAPTPCRHVAEARQEPLGE; the protein is encoded by the coding sequence gggccgggcggcggccaCCCCCGTGGGCCGACCCCCCGCCGCGCCCTGCCCGTCTACACCCTCAATTTACGGCTCGTGTGGCCGCTGGTGACCGGCGTCTGCACCGCGCTCCTCTGCCTCTACCAGGCcctgcggggcggcgcggccggggagGGCGCGGCGGAGGCGGGCTCCGTCCCGCTCCTCAAGGGctcggcgctgctgctgctgggctgcctgctggcccgctgctgcggcggcggcagccccagACCCGGCGGggtccgggcggcggcggcggcggcggggtcgcGGCGCAGCGCCCTGGAGAGCTTCTACGGGCGGCAGCTGCGGCTCTCGCCCCATGTGCTGGGCCACAGCAAGGCGCACGTCGGGCGCGTCGTGGCCGAGCTGGTGCGCGCCGCCAAGGcgcaggggctgcagcccggCCCGCTGGCCCTCAGCCTGCGCGGGGACTTCGTCCGCATCGGCAGCGCCTACGAGCAGCACAAGGTGCGCAGCCCCGACTGCTTCGACATCCTGGTGCCCCTGCGGCTGCCGCCACACCTGGAGCCCCAGCCGCGCTCcgccgaggggctggggacacgcgGCGCCTTCGTCTGCGGCCTGCGGGCGAGGGCCAGCTGTCCGCGCCGCTACCGGCCCTTCGCCGAGGGCTTCTGCGTGGAGCTGCAGGGCCGCAGCCACCTCTCCTCGGGGCTGGTGCTGCGCTGGTTCCAGGGCCACCTGCAGCGGTGCCTGGGCGCTGTGCGGTACCGCCTGCAGGAGCGCTGCCGCATCAGCCTCTCGGCCTGCCCCGGGCACCCGCCTACGCTGCACATCCTGCCCTGCTCCGACTATGTCTGCTGCCACATCTCCATGGCCGTGCGCCTCATCCCCGCCATCCCTCTCGGCGACGCGCTCTACCTCACGGCCCTGCCGCCTGAGGGTCTGCAGGGCCCCCTGGCCCCCGAGGCCCTCTGGGGCCTCAACGCCTCGCGTCAGGAGCAGCGGCTGCTGAGCTGGCTGAAGGAGCAGGCCCCGGCCTCCTCCTGCCACCTCAAGTGCCTGCAGATCCTCAAGGGCCTGCGGGATCTCCGCGGACAGGGCCTGGAGGAGCCCTTCAGCTCCCAATGGGGCCGGGTGCTCTCCTCTTACGTGCTGAAGACGgccctcttctccctgctgctgcaggggccCCTGGAGGCCTGGGATGAGCGGTTCCTGGTGGAGCGGCTGGAGGACCTGGTGCTGTACCTCAGGGACTGCCTGCGCAAGCAGGTGCTGATGCATTTCTTCCTGGGCAACGCCAGCCTCCCCGAAGCCGTGGCGCTGCCCCGATTCCTCAAGGAAGCCACCCCCGTGAACTTGCTAGCAGCCTTCGACGGGGCCACGCTGGACCTGGCCGCCTTCCAGCTGATCAACACCTGGTTCCAGGCCCCGCACATCATCAGGATGTACAGCAGCCCCCGGTACCTGCGACCAGCGCCCACCCCGTGCCGACATGTTGCTGAGGCCAGGCAGGAGCCACTGGGAGAGTGA
- the COQ7 gene encoding NADPH-dependent 3-demethoxyubiquinone 3-hydroxylase, mitochondrial has protein sequence MEVAAAAVRRSLGQGRPLRCGPGLRGRWPVPAGAVSLRCCSTRVSLEDVNRPVIDRIIRVDHAGEYGANRIYAGQMAVLGRSSVGPVIQQMWNQEKDHLKKFNELMVAYRVRPTVLLPFWNVAGFVLGAGSALLGKKGAMACTVAVEESISDHYNSQIRTLMEEDPEKYKELLQVIKQFRDDEREHHDIGLEHDAEAAPAYSVLKTAIQLGCKAAIFLSERI, from the exons ATGGAGGTGGCCGCCGCGGCCGTGCGGCGTTCGCTGGGGCAAGGCCGGCCCCTCCGCTGTGGGCCGG GTCTCCGGGGGAGGTGGCCTGTGCCCGCCGGGGCGGTATCCCTCAGGTGCTGCAGCACGCGGGTGAGCCTGGAGGACGTCAACAGGCCCGTCATCGACCGCATCATCCGGGTGGACCACGCCGGGGAGTACGGGGCCAACCGCATCTATGCGGGGCAAATGGCCGTCCTGGGGAGGTCGAGCGTGGGCCCCGTTATCCAG CAAATGTGGAATCAAGAAAAAGACCACCTGAAAAAGTTCAATGAACTAATGGTTGCGTACAGAGTTCGACCTACTGTTTTATTACCTTTTTGGAATGTAGCAGGTTTTGTTTTAG GGGCTGGAAGTGCTTTACTTGGAAAGAAAGGTGCAATGGCCTGCACAGTGGCGGTGGAAGAGAGTATATCTGATCACTACAATAGCCAGATCCGAACTCTTATGGAAGAGGATCCAGAAAAGTACAAAGAACTGTTGCAG GTAATAAAGCAATTTCGGGATGATGAGCGGGAGCACCATGACATCGGGCTTGAGCATGATGCAGAAGCA GCACCAGCTTACTCAGTTTTGAAGACAGCTATACAACTTGGATGCAAAGCTGCAATATTTTTATCAGAAAGAATTTAG